From one uncultured Paludibacter sp. genomic stretch:
- the pyrH gene encoding uridylate kinase (Evidence 2a : Function from experimental evidences in other organisms; PubMedId : 1447125, 169229, 7711027, 9457846, 9677289; Product type e : enzyme), producing MICCFLAFQFYNNINICTFQPKFLLLLNIYTEIMKFKRILLKLSGESLAGEKKQGIEISRLEQYAIQIKEIVELGVQVGIVIGGGNIFRGLSGTSKGFDRVQGDQMGMLATVINSLALNSALQANGTKSRVLTSVRMEPIGEYYSKRYAVECLERGEVVIIAGGTSNPYFTTDTASALRAIEIEADVMLKGTRVDGVYTADPEKDKSAVKFDEITYDEVYNRNLKVMDLTATTMCKENDMPIYVFDMDTVGNLKKVIMGEKIGTLVKN from the coding sequence ATGATATGTTGCTTTCTTGCTTTTCAATTTTACAATAATATAAATATTTGCACATTTCAACCGAAATTCTTACTTTTGCTAAATATATATACTGAAATAATGAAATTCAAACGGATACTTCTTAAACTCAGCGGCGAGTCGCTCGCGGGAGAAAAAAAACAAGGTATTGAAATTAGCAGATTGGAACAGTATGCCATTCAAATCAAAGAAATTGTAGAACTTGGCGTACAAGTTGGCATTGTGATTGGCGGTGGAAATATTTTTCGTGGTTTAAGCGGTACTTCCAAAGGTTTCGACCGTGTTCAAGGAGATCAAATGGGAATGCTGGCAACGGTAATCAATAGTTTGGCTTTGAATTCAGCGTTGCAGGCAAACGGTACAAAATCACGTGTGCTTACTTCCGTACGTATGGAACCAATTGGTGAATATTATAGTAAACGTTACGCTGTAGAATGTTTAGAAAGGGGAGAAGTGGTAATTATTGCCGGCGGTACAAGTAATCCGTATTTCACTACCGATACGGCTTCTGCTTTACGAGCTATTGAAATAGAAGCAGATGTAATGCTTAAAGGCACTCGTGTAGATGGAGTTTATACAGCTGACCCGGAAAAAGATAAATCTGCGGTTAAGTTTGATGAAATTACTTATGATGAAGTTTACAACAGAAATTTGAAAGTAATGGATTTAACTGCTACTACAATGTGCAAGGAGAACGATATGCCTATTTACGTTTTTGATATGGACACTGTGGGCAACTTGAAAAAAGTAATAATGGGAGAAAAAATCGGGACGCTTGTTAAAAATTAG
- a CDS encoding Amino acid permease-associated region — translation MMEDKEKLSLFSLTMIVISLIIGMGIFKTPSFIAAKSGTETIFFTAWIVGGIISLFGALTYAEIGQRLPAIGGYYKIFAHCYHPSVGFTVNILILISNAASMGVVTLIGADYVSDLLYGKPSGALFNVLVASSSILLFYGVNLLGLRTSSRTQNFLMLIKIALVLLLISTVFTGIRVEPHGYNDGIVYNAENHSTAFLLIVSLVAVFFTYGGYQQTVNFGGEIKSAKTMHRGILFGILIVLALYLSINYAYVEVIGYEKMKNANAIGALLFEAWFGKIGAKVFDLAMVLSVLAYVNVILLSNPRVMFAMSEDGMLPKIFSFRNSKTGALVPSLTAYAIIAILITFLGKGVDDVLSLSMFLDCIGMATSASALFILRKRNENNAAVTSGFVTKILPVLTALFVLTYFFVATAVVIDKPFAALTGTVLLALFVAVYFIFHKKNKQTT, via the coding sequence ATGATGGAGGACAAAGAAAAATTGAGTTTATTCAGCTTAACAATGATTGTGATAAGTTTGATTATCGGGATGGGAATTTTCAAAACTCCCTCTTTTATTGCCGCGAAATCTGGAACCGAAACCATTTTTTTTACTGCTTGGATAGTAGGAGGAATTATTTCTTTATTCGGAGCGCTTACCTATGCTGAAATCGGTCAGCGTTTGCCAGCCATTGGCGGATATTACAAGATATTTGCTCATTGTTATCATCCTTCGGTGGGCTTTACGGTGAATATCCTTATTTTGATAAGCAACGCAGCTTCTATGGGAGTAGTTACACTTATTGGAGCCGATTACGTTAGCGATTTGCTTTACGGAAAACCTTCCGGAGCGTTATTCAACGTGCTTGTAGCTTCTTCTTCCATTCTTTTGTTTTACGGTGTAAATCTGCTGGGTTTGAGGACAAGCAGCCGTACGCAAAATTTCTTAATGTTAATCAAAATAGCATTGGTTTTATTGCTGATTTCAACTGTTTTTACGGGAATTCGAGTGGAACCTCACGGATATAACGACGGAATTGTATATAATGCTGAAAATCACAGCACCGCTTTTCTGCTTATTGTGAGTTTGGTGGCGGTGTTTTTTACATACGGAGGTTATCAGCAAACGGTAAATTTTGGTGGTGAAATAAAGTCAGCTAAAACAATGCACAGAGGAATTCTTTTCGGAATTTTGATTGTACTGGCGTTGTATTTATCCATCAATTATGCTTATGTAGAAGTAATTGGGTATGAAAAGATGAAAAATGCCAATGCAATCGGGGCTTTGCTTTTTGAAGCCTGGTTTGGTAAAATCGGGGCAAAAGTATTTGATTTAGCAATGGTGCTGAGCGTATTGGCGTATGTAAATGTGATTTTGCTGAGCAATCCGCGAGTGATGTTTGCGATGAGTGAAGACGGAATGCTGCCAAAAATATTCAGTTTTCGTAACTCCAAAACAGGCGCTTTGGTTCCAAGTTTAACAGCGTATGCAATTATTGCCATTTTGATTACATTTTTAGGAAAAGGAGTGGACGACGTGTTGAGTTTAAGTATGTTTCTGGACTGTATCGGGATGGCGACTTCTGCGTCGGCATTATTTATTTTACGCAAGCGAAATGAAAATAACGCCGCTGTTACTTCGGGTTTTGTAACTAAAATTTTACCTGTTCTTACCGCTTTGTTTGTTTTGACGTATTTTTTTGTTGCAACTGCCGTGGTGATTGATAAACCTTTTGCGGCTTTAACTGGAACGGTTTTATTGGCGTTGTTTGTGGCGGTGTATTTTATTTTTCACAAAAAGAATAAGCAAACAACATAA
- a CDS encoding AslB/AtsB family protein: MKKTTLASFLNKAKTQSRLTVIFQLTDKCVLSCRYCFAKDSYHGLDVKTLNNPKVIEEAIIQSFKTRHKEVEFEWTGGESFLAGINFYKRILKVQKKYATKKFYNSVQTSGYLFDKDLIDFFVANHFSLSVTIDGTADVHNFNRPANGKRYSLNKILATREYIIEKQGYCGFISTITKKSIGNEADILHFFRSLGVNSFHSNPYIYFSKNTVKDETIALTNCDYATYFINQFNAWFEQGEKIPIPKTIHYILQSINSSSTLQNTICTFGGRCIMNFIAITPYGDAYICPKFIGLENMLLGNITNLTIAEILSEKNPLISKIINDRISAINNCEKENCKFIYLCNGGCPYYSLISSDGENIREKDCLCYGKKLVYKYLENVLETINHTNM; the protein is encoded by the coding sequence ATGAAAAAGACAACACTTGCATCCTTCTTAAATAAAGCCAAAACACAAAGTAGACTGACAGTTATATTTCAATTAACAGACAAGTGTGTATTATCATGTAGGTACTGTTTTGCAAAAGATTCTTATCATGGACTTGATGTAAAGACTTTAAATAATCCAAAAGTCATAGAGGAAGCGATAATACAGTCTTTCAAAACACGTCATAAAGAGGTGGAGTTTGAATGGACTGGAGGAGAATCCTTTCTAGCAGGCATAAATTTTTATAAACGTATTCTTAAAGTTCAAAAAAAATACGCCACTAAAAAATTTTATAATAGCGTTCAAACAAGTGGATATCTTTTTGATAAAGATTTGATAGATTTTTTTGTAGCTAATCATTTTAGTTTGTCAGTTACTATTGATGGTACAGCAGATGTTCACAATTTTAATAGACCTGCAAACGGGAAAAGATATTCGTTAAATAAGATTTTAGCTACTCGTGAATATATAATTGAAAAACAAGGTTATTGTGGGTTTATTAGTACAATTACAAAAAAATCTATTGGTAACGAAGCAGATATACTTCATTTTTTTCGTTCTTTAGGTGTTAACTCTTTTCATAGTAATCCATACATATATTTTTCTAAAAACACGGTAAAAGATGAAACTATTGCATTAACTAACTGTGATTATGCCACATATTTCATCAATCAATTTAATGCATGGTTTGAACAAGGGGAAAAAATACCAATACCTAAAACTATTCACTATATTTTACAGAGTATAAATTCGTCATCTACACTTCAAAATACAATTTGCACTTTTGGTGGAAGATGCATTATGAATTTTATCGCTATTACTCCTTATGGTGATGCTTATATTTGTCCTAAATTTATAGGCCTTGAAAATATGTTGTTGGGAAATATTACAAATTTAACCATTGCAGAAATTCTCTCAGAAAAAAATCCCTTAATTTCAAAAATTATTAATGATCGCATTTCAGCAATAAATAATTGTGAAAAAGAAAATTGTAAATTTATTTATCTATGCAATGGAGGCTGTCCATATTACTCTTTAATAAGTAGTGATGGTGAAAATATCAGAGAAAAAGATTGTCTGTGTTATGGTAAAAAATTAGTTTATAAATACTTAGAAAATGTTTTAGAAACTATTAATCATACAAATATGTGA
- the ywdH gene encoding putative aldehyde dehydrogenase YwdH (Evidence 3 : Putative function from multiple computational evidences): protein MNMKDTAENIIVEKLEKQKAFFSTHQTKDIDFRLEQLRKLKKAILQYQKKIEDALWTDLHKSPEEAYLTEISLVTGEIDNHIKHLKKWSKPKRVPTPLHVLPSSSKIISEPLGVALIVSPWNYPFQLLFNPLTGAISAGCCSILKPAPDAPAIAKVMEDLIAEHFSPDYITVVQGRRDTNTILFAQRFDFIFYTGSPAVGKVVMKAAAEHLTPVVLELGGKSPCIVXAXANIDIAAKRIAWGKLINAGQTCIAPDYLFAHHSIKDKLLDKIAENIKLMYGENIKQSRFYPRIVSPKAMERLSKLLEQGKIHSGGEINFEEKYIAPTIIDGVNPDFSIMQEEIFGPILPVMTFENIRETIDYVNKHEKPLAFYYFGKNRKAKEVLMKTTSGGGCINDTLMHITNHHLPFGGVGNSGMGKYHGLESFLAFSNKRAIVTTPTWIDLPLKYVPFKHFKLIKKIL, encoded by the coding sequence ATGAATATGAAAGATACTGCTGAAAATATTATTGTAGAAAAACTGGAGAAGCAAAAAGCTTTTTTTTCCACACATCAAACGAAAGATATTGACTTTAGACTGGAACAACTTCGTAAACTGAAGAAAGCCATTTTACAATATCAGAAAAAAATTGAAGATGCGCTTTGGACGGATTTACACAAATCTCCCGAAGAAGCGTATTTAACTGAAATAAGTCTTGTAACGGGAGAAATTGATAATCATATCAAACATCTCAAAAAATGGTCGAAACCGAAAAGAGTTCCCACACCTCTGCACGTGTTGCCTTCGTCAAGCAAAATCATTTCCGAACCGCTTGGCGTCGCATTGATTGTTTCTCCCTGGAATTATCCGTTTCAACTGTTGTTCAATCCGTTGACAGGTGCAATCTCCGCCGGATGTTGCAGTATTTTAAAACCTGCTCCTGACGCTCCCGCCATTGCAAAAGTGATGGAAGATTTGATTGCGGAACATTTCTCTCCCGATTACATCACTGTGGTTCAGGGAAGAAGAGACACCAACACCATTTTATTTGCACAGCGTTTTGATTTTATTTTTTACACCGGAAGTCCTGCCGTAGGAAAAGTAGTGATGAAAGCCGCNGCCGAACATTTAACTCCCGTAGTGTTGGAATTGGGTGGAAAAAGCCCTTGTATTGTNGANGCNGANGCNAATATTGACATTGCTGCAAAACGTATTGCNTGGGGAAAATTAATCAATGCCGGTCAAACCTGCATTGCTCCCGATTATTTATTCGCGCATCATTCCATTAAAGATAAATTGCTTGATAAAATCGCTGAAAACATAAAACTGATGTATGGCGAAAACATTAAACAAAGCCGTTTTTATCCGCGCATTGTGAGCCCAAAAGCGATGGAACGATTGTCGAAATTGCTCGAACAGGGGAAAATCCACAGCGGCGGTGAAATAAATTTTGAAGAAAAATACATCGCTCCTACCATCATTGACGGTGTAAATCCCGATTTTTCAATTATGCAGGAAGAAATTTTCGGTCCAATTCTTCCGGTAATGACTTTTGAAAATATCAGAGAAACCATTGACTACGTTAATAAACACGAAAAACCTTTGGCATTTTATTATTTCGGAAAAAATAGAAAAGCGAAAGAAGTTTTAATGAAAACCACTTCGGGAGGCGGTTGTATCAACGATACGCTGATGCACATTACAAATCATCATTTACCTTTTGGCGGAGTTGGAAACAGCGGAATGGGAAAATATCACGGATTGGAAAGTTTTCTGGCTTTCAGTAACAAACGAGCCATTGTTACCACCCCAACTTGGATTGATTTACCTCTAAAATATGTTCCGTTTAAACATTTTAAATTGATAAAGAAGATATTATAG
- the infC gene encoding protein chain initiation factor IF-3 (Evidence 2a : Function from experimental evidences in other organisms; PubMedId : 1457399, 1742345, 2954162, 330233, 6325158, 7705354, 9054966, 9614948; Product type f : factor) has translation MVGDNVQQGIVSIDEALRIADELELDLVEISPSAVPPVCKVIDYQKFLYQQKKKEKEIKAKAAKVVVKEIRFGPQTDDHDYNFKLKHAIGXLKEGSKVKAFVFFKGRSILFKEQGEVLLLRFANDLEEYAKVDSLPALEGKRMILMLSPKKQK, from the coding sequence TTGGTTGGTGATAATGTTCAACAAGGCATCGTATCTATTGACGAAGCGCTTCGAATAGCAGATGAATTGGAATTAGATTTAGTGGAAATATCTCCTTCGGCAGTGCCGCCTGTTTGTAAAGTTATTGATTATCAGAAGTTTTTGTATCAGCAAAAGAAAAAAGAAAAAGAAATAAAAGCCAAAGCTGCAAAAGTAGTAGTAAAGGAAATTCGTTTCGGACCGCAAACTGATGATCATGATTACAACTTTAAGTTGAAACACGCTATCGGTTTNTTGAAAGAAGGAAGTAAGGTAAAAGCATTTGTNTTTTTCAAAGGTCGTTCCATTCTTTTCAAAGAACAAGGCGAAGTGCTTCTGCTCCGTTTTGCAAACGATTTGGAAGAATATGCCAAAGTAGATTCGTTACCGGCGCTTGAAGGTAAAAGAATGATATTAATGCTTTCTCCAAAAAAACAAAAGTAA
- the rplT gene encoding 50S ribosomal protein L20 — MPRSVNHVASRKRRKRILSLTRGYFGGRRNVWTVAKNTWEKGLQYAYRDRKAKKRSFRALWIQRINAAARLEGMSYSQLMGALHKAGIEMNRKVLADLAMNHPEAFAAIVKSAKNGAKPVAKKTEKAPKAVKTAKAEKAEVAE, encoded by the coding sequence ATGCCAAGATCAGTAAATCACGTTGCTTCACGTAAAAGAAGAAAAAGAATTTTAAGTCTTACCAGAGGTTATTTTGGTGGACGCCGTAATGTGTGGACGGTTGCAAAAAACACATGGGAAAAAGGATTACAGTATGCCTATCGCGATCGTAAAGCTAAAAAACGCAGTTTTCGCGCACTTTGGATACAACGTATAAATGCTGCAGCACGTTTGGAAGGAATGTCATACTCGCAATTGATGGGCGCTCTTCACAAAGCAGGTATCGAAATGAACCGTAAAGTGTTGGCAGATTTAGCAATGAATCATCCGGAAGCATTTGCAGCCATAGTAAAAAGCGCTAAAAACGGAGCAAAACCTGTAGCTAAAAAAACGGAAAAAGCTCCAAAAGCAGTGAAGACTGCAAAAGCAGAAAAGGCAGAAGTTGCTGAATAA
- the rpmI gene encoding 50S ribosomal subunit protein L35 (Evidence 2a : Function from experimental evidences in other organisms; PubMedId : 10094780, 3298224, 3542048, 6325158; Product type s : structure): MPKMKTNSGAKKRFALTGTGKIKRKHAFKSHILTKKTTKQKRNLTQTGLVSKVDVKEVKSLLCIR; this comes from the coding sequence ATGCCCAAAATGAAAACTAACTCCGGTGCCAAAAAAAGATTCGCTCTTACCGGAACAGGAAAAATCAAAAGAAAACACGCTTTTAAAAGCCACATTTTGACTAAAAAAACCACAAAACAAAAACGTAATCTTACTCAAACAGGATTAGTTAGCAAAGTGGATGTGAAAGAAGTAAAATCATTACTTTGCATCAGATAA
- the frr gene encoding ribosome recycling factor (Evidence 2a : Function from experimental evidences in other organisms; PubMedId : 1447125, 8183897, 9298646; Product type f : factor), which produces MQDFKQYLKDAEEMMEASVEYLDEALAHIRAGKANPRILDGIKVEYYGAHVPLSNVSTITTPDAKTISIQPWEKNLIPVIEKAILNSDVGITPANNGEQIRLGIPPLTEERRKQLVKQARHEGEEAKISVRNARREAIDLLKKLVKEGLPEDMEKDAEAEAQKLHDKYVKKIDEQLAAKEKEIMTV; this is translated from the coding sequence ATGCAAGACTTTAAACAATACTTGAAAGATGCTGAAGAAATGATGGAGGCATCAGTTGAATATCTTGATGAGGCATTAGCGCATATACGTGCTGGAAAAGCAAATCCGCGTATTCTGGACGGTATAAAAGTAGAATATTATGGAGCGCACGTACCTTTGAGTAACGTATCAACCATTACCACGCCCGATGCAAAAACCATTAGTATTCAACCATGGGAAAAAAACTTGATTCCTGTCATTGAAAAGGCAATATTAAATTCTGACGTGGGAATTACTCCTGCAAACAATGGAGAACAAATTCGTTTGGGAATTCCACCATTAACAGAAGAACGTCGTAAACAATTGGTAAAACAAGCTCGTCATGAAGGTGAAGAAGCGAAAATAAGTGTGCGCAACGCTCGCCGTGAAGCTATTGATCTTCTGAAAAAACTTGTAAAAGAAGGGCTTCCGGAAGATATGGAAAAAGATGCTGAAGCTGAAGCGCAAAAACTGCACGATAAATACGTCAAGAAAATTGATGAACAACTTGCAGCTAAAGAAAAAGAAATAATGACGGTTTAA
- a CDS encoding putative low-affinity inorganic phosphate transporter (fragment) (Evidence 3 : Putative function from multiple computational evidences), which produces MSGGWKIVKTMGTRITKVTPFEGVVAETAGALTLYLTEYLHIPVSTTHTITGAIIGVGSVKRLSAVRWGVTRKLLVAWLLTIPVSALIAAIIYFALGQFII; this is translated from the coding sequence ATGTCCGGAGGATGGAAAATTGTAAAAACAATGGGAACGCGTATTACTAAAGTAACTCCTTTTGAAGGCGTAGTAGCTGAAACTGCCGGCGCTTTAACATTGTATTTAACTGAGTATTTGCATATTCCGGTAAGTACAACGCATACTATCACAGGAGCTATTATTGGAGTTGGTTCTGTAAAACGTTTATCAGCAGTACGTTGGGGCGTTACGCGTAAACTCTTGGTAGCTTGGTTGTTAACAATTCCGGTAAGCGCATTAATTGCTGCTATTATTTATTTTGCTTTAGGACAATTTATAATTTGA
- a CDS encoding putative short chain dehydrogenase (Evidence 3 : Putative function from multiple computational evidences): protein MKNLASKTVLITGAASGIGKIMARLFLEQGSKVVIWDIDQEKINETIQDLSNLGNISAYKVDVSNIAQVKETADKVKKEVGAVDILINNAGIVIGKYFHEHSTPEIIKTMEINANAPMIITHEFLGDMIKQNSGHICNIASSAGMVANPKMSVYAASKWSVTGWSDSLRLEMKKLKSNVKVTTIMPYYINTGMFDGVKSRIPILKPEHAAQKIVNAIKKDKKMLTIPGYLYHLTRFNQGLFPLTVFDWIANSIFGIYKTMDHFTGRKN, encoded by the coding sequence ATGAAAAATTTAGCAAGTAAAACAGTTTTAATTACCGGCGCCGCTTCCGGAATAGGAAAAATAATGGCTCGCTTATTTTTAGAGCAAGGTTCTAAAGTTGTAATTTGGGATATTGACCAGGAGAAAATCAATGAAACTATTCAGGATCTTTCAAATTTAGGAAATATCTCAGCATACAAAGTTGATGTATCAAACATTGCACAGGTCAAAGAAACTGCCGACAAAGTGAAAAAAGAAGTTGGTGCTGTTGATATTTTGATAAACAATGCCGGAATTGTTATAGGAAAGTATTTTCACGAACATTCAACACCCGAAATCATAAAAACAATGGAGATAAACGCCAATGCTCCTATGATTATCACCCACGAATTTTTGGGAGATATGATAAAACAAAACTCCGGTCATATTTGCAATATCGCATCATCTGCAGGTATGGTTGCAAACCCGAAAATGTCGGTATATGCAGCAAGCAAATGGTCTGTTACGGGATGGTCTGACAGTTTACGTCTGGAAATGAAAAAACTCAAAAGCAACGTGAAAGTTACCACTATTATGCCTTATTATATCAATACAGGTATGTTCGACGGCGTAAAATCCAGAATTCCTATTCTGAAGCCGGAACACGCGGCACAAAAAATAGTGAACGCCATAAAAAAAGACAAAAAAATGCTGACTATTCCGGGATATTTGTATCATTTAACACGCTTCAATCAAGGATTATTTCCTCTGACTGTTTTTGATTGGATTGCGAATAGTATTTTTGGAATTTATAAAACAATGGATCATTTCACAGGTCGTAAAAACTAA
- the gltX gene encoding Glutamate--tRNA ligase, giving the protein MDKKVRVRFAPSPTGALHIGGVRTALYNYLFARQHNGDMLLRIEDTDSARFVPGAEEYIVEALQWLGIEIDEGIGATKEGTHAPYRQSERKEIYRKYVDFLLEQGKAYIAFDTPQELEGKRTEISNFQYDASTRMKMKNSLTLSTEEVENRIENGGQYVVRIKIEPDEEILVNDLIRGEVKINSSIIDDKVLFKSADNLPTYHLANVVDDYLMEISHVIRGEEWLPSAPLHVILYRYLGWESVMPQFAHLPLLLKPDGNGKLSKRDGDRLGFPVFPLDWQDPKTGEISSGYREAGYFPEAVVNFLALLGWNSGTEQEIFSMQELIKLFSLDRVSKSGAKFDFEKGKWFNHKYLQLKSDEELADLFQHILVEKDIFEDSEKVSKIVSLIKERANFIGDLWEQSSFFFQAPTNYDEKTVQKRWKQETPKQMAELIEVLNNIDDFSTHNTEEIVKQWIADKEYNLGGVMNTLRLSLVGAAKGPHLFDITEIIGKEETIQRIEKAIEKLG; this is encoded by the coding sequence ATGGATAAAAAAGTTAGAGTTCGTTTTGCTCCAAGTCCTACGGGAGCGCTTCATATTGGAGGAGTTCGTACGGCATTGTATAATTATCTTTTCGCGCGTCAGCACAATGGAGATATGCTTTTGCGTATTGAAGACACCGATTCGGCACGTTTTGTTCCGGGAGCGGAAGAATACATTGTAGAAGCTTTGCAATGGCTTGGAATAGAGATTGATGAAGGAATTGGAGCGACAAAAGAAGGCACTCACGCTCCATACAGACAAAGTGAAAGAAAGGAAATTTACAGAAAATACGTGGATTTTTTACTCGAACAGGGCAAGGCATACATCGCATTTGACACGCCTCAAGAATTAGAAGGAAAAAGAACAGAAATCTCTAATTTTCAATATGATGCGTCTACACGCATGAAAATGAAAAACTCTTTGACGCTTTCTACTGAAGAAGTGGAAAACCGTATTGAAAATGGCGGACAATATGTGGTGCGTATAAAAATAGAACCTGACGAAGAAATATTGGTTAATGATTTAATTAGGGGAGAAGTAAAGATAAATTCATCGATAATTGATGACAAGGTACTTTTTAAATCGGCAGATAATTTACCCACATATCATTTAGCAAACGTTGTGGACGATTATTTGATGGAAATTTCACACGTAATTCGTGGTGAAGAATGGCTTCCGTCAGCGCCTTTGCACGTTATTTTATACCGTTATTTAGGATGGGAGAGTGTTATGCCTCAGTTTGCGCATCTTCCGTTATTGTTAAAACCGGATGGAAACGGCAAACTTAGCAAACGCGATGGCGACCGACTTGGTTTTCCTGTTTTTCCTTTAGATTGGCAAGATCCTAAAACGGGCGAAATATCTTCAGGATATCGTGAAGCGGGTTATTTTCCGGAAGCGGTAGTGAATTTTTTAGCGCTTCTGGGTTGGAATAGTGGAACAGAACAGGAAATTTTCTCGATGCAGGAATTAATTAAGCTATTCTCATTAGACAGAGTAAGCAAAAGCGGAGCAAAATTCGATTTTGAAAAAGGTAAATGGTTTAATCATAAATATTTACAACTAAAATCAGATGAAGAATTAGCAGATTTATTTCAGCATATTTTGGTTGAAAAAGATATTTTTGAAGATTCGGAAAAAGTATCAAAAATTGTATCCTTAATTAAAGAACGAGCGAATTTTATTGGTGATTTGTGGGAGCAAAGTTCCTTTTTTTTCCAAGCTCCAACAAATTATGATGAAAAAACAGTTCAAAAACGTTGGAAGCAGGAAACTCCAAAGCAAATGGCTGAATTGATAGAAGTTTTGAATAATATCGATGATTTTTCAACTCATAACACCGAAGAAATTGTAAAACAATGGATTGCAGATAAAGAATATAATCTTGGCGGTGTGATGAATACCCTTCGTTTATCATTGGTTGGAGCTGCAAAAGGTCCACATTTATTTGATATTACTGAAATTATCGGGAAAGAAGAAACCATTCAACGTATTGAAAAAGCCATAGAAAAATTAGGATAA
- a CDS encoding hypothetical protein (Evidence 5 : Unknown function), translating into MKKQVKNNLKNVKSSAKSNLEEISSELGITVPENLKDFNENKMLENEVVNSLTSHNNGEEQKGIIHSNKHTNNHTNITYCPPQTQIPCSHTNTGHSNHSNSDTYIDHGK; encoded by the coding sequence ATGAAAAAGCAAGTAAAAAACAATCTCAAAAATGTTAAATCATCTGCCAAGAGTAATTTGGAAGAAATTAGCAGTGAATTAGGAATTACTGTTCCGGAAAATTTAAAAGATTTTAACGAAAACAAAATGTTGGAGAATGAAGTTGTAAACTCACTAACATCCCACAACAATGGAGAGGAACAAAAGGGTATCATTCATTCAAACAAGCACACTAATAATCACACGAATATCACCTATTGCCCACCACAAACTCAAATTCCTTGTTCTCATACCAATACAGGACACAGCAATCACTCTAATTCAGATACATACATAGATCATGGTAAATAA